A segment of the Drosophila willistoni isolate 14030-0811.24 unplaced genomic scaffold, UCI_dwil_1.1 Seg395, whole genome shotgun sequence genome:
TGCTTGTCTCGGTTTTCCCGTCGCTCCTGTTATTGACTTGTCATATTTCGTCCGCCAGTCGCATCAAGCATTTACGGTAGAGTCCTTTCATGAGTGCATCAATTTTGGAACTATACACGACGATGTGGATGGAACACATCTTCGTATATTAGAGCTTGTTTATGCGCCTGTTTTTAAAAGCTATTCAGAATGGGGCGATAATGTGAAACAACGTTTTTGCAAGTCTTTAGATCGATATTTATCCTTTATTACCAGAATATATTTTAGAATGTCAGGCATGACCGTACTCTATGTGCCGTATGTGGTTCATCAAATAGTGCGAGAAAACATATACGATCGAGAATTTGTCAAAAATTTAGAAGCTATCGCAGTTTCATGGGCTACTCAAATAAGGTCGCTTTTAAATGATAAGACCTTGACAGTGCCAAGTGAGTTTGTAGCAGTGGATGATGAATATGAATTCTGGCTATATCGATGTAAGTATACTgcaatattattaattattacattGTAATGAAGTTTTTGTCAGTGGTGGGGGAAGTGTATGAGATGTGTACAGTAGATCGGGTCAATTTCTATGGATTCGGATTTTATAAAGAGTTCTTATATATTATCACAAAGAATGAAAAATCGAtgcccaaaataaaaaattactaGCCCGTGCtgagattttaatttaattacaccCTTGCACAGgcatagttttaggtgattccGGTAAGTGCAGTATGCGTCGTATATAGTTACATTTGTCATCTCATGCAGCGACCCCAATAGGTGAGAGTCAGCTACCTATGTTTCCTGGAATGTAAGTTGACCGCATGGCCAACACGATTCTGATGTTATCGCCATTTCTGACGCTCGTTCCCTAAATTAGCGacttatattatatatacgaAAAATCAGCTGATGACTCCCACAGAGTGTGGTGCGCATTGGTGTCCATGCCAACAATCATAGTCTGGTTCTTGGCGGCTGGCCTAAGTGTCAAGTTTTGTAGATTTTTGTGCCAAGTTTTCTAGTGCCACAACGTGAGCCTATGTATAAGGAAGCTTAGAAGGTAATGTTGCCTTCTTTGCTTTTGAGGACTCTCTCTCGttccgtctctctctctacctcACCGGTCTCTTCTTGAGACACAGGTACATACTATCTACTAACCAAACCTCCTTGTTGATCTACCTCACGCTTAGCACCATTAGCAAAACATGCAAGCTCGGCAATGCTCTGGAGACCCACTCCAAGGTCCGGTCATTTTTAGAATTTATATGCTATTGGACCACCTAACTTTTGTGGGCGGAGACGTTCAgcttcatttttttctctACTGCCTTCCATTGCTCAGCCGTCATCAGTCCACCGCCTAGTGCGACGGTCAGATGTCGTTTGACCACTTCTCATACTCGTTAATGGCGGCTATCTTATTGAAATCTATGGGCTTGTTCGTCATCTATTTGCCAAAATTTGCCAATGGGCAAGAAGTATGCGCCATCGACGGAGTTGCATTGTAACAAACGAAGTATTGAGATCTACATAGTTATATACGTATTCATTGAATGTTGTTTGATGGTTGTAGAAAATGTTCAGGTAGTGACGTGGCCCAGCTCCCCAGCCCTCTAACCAAACAATTAAACGCCGGTTTGTGTTGTATTGCGCTATATTCAGTTGCACAATTTGTGGGGcatctttattttaatattaattcaaattactcagatgtttttattttttcttacatttgtgtttttctctccttttcacGTCTTTCCTGCTTGCCAAATTTTTTGTGACGGGCCGCCGTTCTGTCACCAGTGCATGCAAAAACAAAGTAAATTCTAACTTTTCTTCTTCAAATGAGAGAGAATAAAAACAAGGGCGTCACCTACTTCTGTCGGCTTGAGCTGAGGTTGGACCCATTTCGTGCGCCTTGTGATTGTTGGTAGATATTCTCTTAGCCTCCGCTTCCAGAAACGGTCGGCAATTTGGCTGGCAACACGATACCCTTTTGCGAGTTGCGGACCAGACTGTTCCAATGAACCGCTCTCACGTAGGCCACTAGAACTTCCTTTTAGAAAATGTTTCGGCGTTAATGCTTCCAAGTCGGCGCATTCTAATGGCACATAGGTCAGAGGccttgaattcaaaatttgcTCTACGTCAGCAAACGCTCCTCTTAACACCTCTTCCTTCAGGCCGGCCTTTAGCAGTATTTTTGAAAGTATAGATTTATTTGAACGTACCAGTCGCTCCCAAACGCGGCCCATGTGCGGTGAACTGAACTCTAATGTTGGATAGTGCTGCTCAACAGCTGAAGTTGATATCCGTTCTATGTGCTCCTTCAATACGTTTAATAGCATGCTACGGGGCAACAATCTTCTGGCTACAAACTGCATCAATACGCAGAGAAATGAGTTGGTTGACAGTCGTGCAGCTATTTCTAGGTGTACCGCTCGGATCGTAAGGCATGTGAATAAAACGCCCCATCTCTTCTCGCGCCTGCGTCCCACTGAGACTTTAAATGGGCTGAAGCAGTGACCTACACTAAAGGTGAATGGTTGTGAATGCGTCGATAAATCGCCCATCTTTGGTGGGACTGGTCGGGCCACTCGTATACGGCACGCTTCACAGGCTTTCGCGACTTTTCTCACTAAAGCGCGTAAGCCGGTTATCCAGTAATGCTGTTGTACCTCGTTAAGGACAATTTCGTTGTGCAAATGGTCATTTATCCTGTGATAGTACTCCACAATCAGAAACGTTACTCTATGCTTTTGCGGTAGTATAATAATGGGTTGTTTAGTGTCCATATCTACGGCTTCAACTCTGTCGATTCGTCCCTCGATACGTAGCACTCCTAACTCGTCCAGGTATGGAGTGCACTTAAAAAGCTTTGAAAAgcttaaaaactttaaacacTGTAGACGCCTCATGGCCATTAAGTATGAATCTGGTAGATCTACTTTGTCGAACCTCCATAACAGTTCTGTTTGCCAACATTAGTCAATCGGGCAATACCTTGTGGACATCTCCATAATCTGCAAAGCGCGCTCGTCGTCTTTCGATCTTAATGGCTTGCTTGGCACACGTATTCCCGTAGCAAAGAATTTTTTCATCCAATGCGCGCATGCTGCTCGCTTAATTGCACTCACATATGTGCAATATGTTTGAGGACGTTAGAGCTGCTGCGCTGTGCCGGCCATACACAGATAAGCCCAGTCTACAGCGCACACACACTTTCAAATTATCCAGCCCAATAAATAAGCTTGCTTTTACAGTAACTTAAATTTGGTAAATACTGTAGATGGTTTTTC
Coding sequences within it:
- the LOC124461400 gene encoding dynein axonemal heavy chain 2-like, with product MRNSPRGNGSPKTYREDYDYYYRRNTVPVTLDNMELTELVKSVQRMTVLYSLDQCDWNENVIEIIKLWLLKVTESTLTIFYDCNILTACLGFPVAPVIDLSYFVRQSHQAFTVESFHECINFGTIHDDVDGTHLRILELVYAPVFKSYSEWGDNVKQRFCKSLDRYLSFITRIYFRMSGMTVLYVPYVVHQIVRENIYDREFVKNLEAIAVSWATQIRSLLNDKTLTVPSEFVAVDDEYEFWLYRLVGEVYEMCTVDRVNFYGFGFYKEFLYIITKNEKSMPKIKNY